AAAAGAATTTGACATCGATGGCTGGCGTCTTGATGTTGCAAATGAAGTTGATCATACTTTTTGGAGAGAATTTCGCATGAGGACAAAAGCGATAAAACCCGACCTCTTCATATTAGGAGAAATTTGGCATGACAGTATGCCCTGGCTGCAGGGGGATCAGTTTGACAGTGTTATGAACTATCCTTTTACAGAAGCCGCATTAGATTTTGTTGCAAAAGGCCGTATTTCTTCACACACGTTTGCGCAAAGGATTGCGCATATTTTGCACCAATATCCTTCTCCAGTCCATCGCGTTGCCTTTAATTTGTTAGGGAGCCATGATACGCCTAGAGTACTTACAGAGGCTGGCCACAATGTATCAAAGGTGAAAATGCTATATTTACTGCTTTTTGCTTTTCCTGGAACCCCATGTATTTATTACGGAGATGAAATCGGTTTAACTGGAGAGCATGATCCTGGCTGCAGAAAATGTATGGTATGGGAAAAAGATCAGCAAAACAGAGACTTATTTGCTTTTTTACAGCAACTGATCACCCTGCGAAAACAACACTCTTCTTTTAGTCCGCAGGCAGACTTATCTATCGAACATGCTGATGCCGATACGAATCTGCTTGTTCTAAAAAAGACAAACAACAACAAGGAAATCTACTTGGTGATGAATCCTTCTTTTCATTCACAATCCATGAATCTTTCTTTTTTTGAATCGACACATAAGGAAACGCTGATAGAGGAAGGGATAACTTTCGAAAATGAATCCATTTATTTAAAGCCTTATTCCTTTTTCGTCCTTCATTAACCGGTTTTTATTTTATGAGAAGGTGCTTGTATGCCATCGTCTACCAATAAACGTAACATGTCTCTTTTTGCGATTACATGGCCCATATTCATAGAAATACTGCTTCATATGGTGATGGGAAACGCCGACACGTTAATGCTGAGCCAATACAGTGACAATGCTGTTGCTGCCGTCGGTATTTCCAATCAAATCATCTCCGTTGTTATAGTGATGTTCGGATTTATTACGGCCGGTACCGGCATATTGGTTGCCCAGCAATTAGGTGCCGGCAACCTTGAAAAAGCCGGAAAAGCAAGTGTTGTATCGCTAGTCACCAATCTTTCTTTCGGCCTGTTGTTAAGTACGTTTCTCCTTTTAGGTGGCGGTTATGTTTTAAAAATGATGAATGTTCCAGAAGAAATTATGGAGGATGCCCGCCTTTATATTCAGATCGTAGGAGCTTTTATATTCATACAAGCACTCCTTATGACTCTCGGTGCTATTTTGCGCAGTCATGGCTACACGAAGGATTCGATGTATGTCACGATTGGTATGAACATCATTAATATAGTTGGAAATTTCATTCTCATTTTTGGCGTTTTCGGACTGCCTGCTTTAGGTGTGACCGGGGTAGCAATTTCCACCGTAGCAAGCCGTCTGCTCGGATTTGTTGTATTGTTTGCAGTTGTTTATAAGCGAACCAAAGACCATTTGTGTTTCCATCAAATCTGGAAAGGTCCAAAAAAAGAATTAAAGCAACTACTATCCATCGGTATCCCTTCTGCTGGTGAGCATCTTTCTTATAATACATCACAAATGGCGATTACTTATTTTGTGGTACAAATGGGAACCGAAGCTTTAACGACAAGAGTATACACCCAAAATATTACGATGTTCGTTTTTTTGTTCTCCGTTGCAGTAGGTCAAGGAAATCAAATTTTAATCGGTCATTTTACGGGTGGTGGAGAATGGGAGCGGGCCAACAAAAGATGTATACGCAGTATATGGCTTGCTGCAGGGATTTCCACCTTTATTGCTGTGATTGTATACCTAAATAGCAGCATAATATTCTCTTTGTTTACTGACAATTCGGAAATTATTGCAACTGGCTCCGTCCTTCTTCTCATTAATATCTTTTTAGAACCAGGAAGAGCGTTCAATCTCGTTGTAATAAATTCTCTTCGGGCAGCTGGCGATGTTCGTTTTCCTGTATATATAGGCATTCTTTCGATGTGGGGTATCGCCGTCATGCTATCTTACGCATTTGGCCTCGAGGCAGGGCTTGCTCTAGCTGGCATTTGGATTGCTATGACCGCAGACGAATGGCTGCGCGGCTTGCTAATGATATGGCGATGGAACAAAGGCCATTGGCGTAGTATGTCCTTTACACAAAAAAAATCAGAACAAGCTTAACAAAAAAAGTTCATCTCCTGTTCGTCATCTTTCGCCAATCTTTGCGCCAGTAAAACTTTGACAATACCAATTTTTTCTGATTAAATAAAATGTGAATATACGATTATATCACAAGATATAAGGGGGAAACAAAATGCACAAGAAGTGGTCATTACTACTTATTATGCTCTTCACGTTTGGAATGCTGCTTGCAGCCTGCGGCGGCGGTGATGAAGGCGGAGAAAATGACGGTGAAGCAGGAGGAGATTCCGGAGATAACGGTGGTGAAGAAGAAGCAGCCGGAGAAGACGCCATGACGGAATTACAGCTTGGAACGGGGTCAACTGGTGGAACATATTATCCTCTTGGTCAAGAAATTGCGAATGTTCTGAATGATAACGTAGACATCGAAGGTTTTGATGTTAGTTCCGTGTCATCTGACGCATCTGTGGACAACCTTGCTCAAATCAGCCGTGGTGATATGCAGCTTGGCATGACTGTTCACCTTACTGCTCTTCAAGCTCTTGAAGGTGAAGGTGACTTTGACGGTACCGTAATCGATAATTTTGGATTTATGGGACATATTTATCCAGAAGTAATGCAAGTTGTAACCACTGAAGATACTGGTGTTACTTCTATTGAAGAATTAGAAGGAAAAAGTGTAAACCTTGGGCCTCCTGGAAGTGCTACGAACTCTGCAGCCAAACTTATTCTTGAAGCTCATGGTCTCGAAGAAGGCGATTATGACGCTTATGAGGAAGGATTTGGAGATGCAGCTGGCCGTCTGCAAGACGGCAATTTACATGCGAACTTCGGCCTGCTTGGTTTGCCTGCAGGGAACGTAACAGAGCTTTCCACTCAGCGAGATGTTGTTATCCTTCCAATTGAAGGCGAAGCGCTTGACTATATAGAAGAAAATAGTGATTACGGTCAGCTTGATATTGAAGCAGATGTTTATGACTTCCTTGATGAACCAGTAAGCACGGTAACGGCTTACGCTGTTCTTGTAGGTTCTACTGATCAAGTTGATGAAGAAACAGCTTATGAAATTACAAAGCAGCTATATGAAAATGCAGACAGCATTTCTCACGAACAAGGACAATTCATGACAATGGAAAATATCATGAATGGTTCAGACGGTATGCCGCTTCACCCTGGTTCTGAAAGATATTTTGAAGAAGAAGGGCTCCTAGACGGAGACGGCGCTGATGAGGAAGAAGACGCCGATGCAGACGAAGGTACTGAAGAAGATACTGAAGGTGGGGAAGAGGAA
This DNA window, taken from Alteribacillus bidgolensis, encodes the following:
- a CDS encoding MATE family efflux transporter — translated: MPSSTNKRNMSLFAITWPIFIEILLHMVMGNADTLMLSQYSDNAVAAVGISNQIISVVIVMFGFITAGTGILVAQQLGAGNLEKAGKASVVSLVTNLSFGLLLSTFLLLGGGYVLKMMNVPEEIMEDARLYIQIVGAFIFIQALLMTLGAILRSHGYTKDSMYVTIGMNIINIVGNFILIFGVFGLPALGVTGVAISTVASRLLGFVVLFAVVYKRTKDHLCFHQIWKGPKKELKQLLSIGIPSAGEHLSYNTSQMAITYFVVQMGTEALTTRVYTQNITMFVFLFSVAVGQGNQILIGHFTGGGEWERANKRCIRSIWLAAGISTFIAVIVYLNSSIIFSLFTDNSEIIATGSVLLLINIFLEPGRAFNLVVINSLRAAGDVRFPVYIGILSMWGIAVMLSYAFGLEAGLALAGIWIAMTADEWLRGLLMIWRWNKGHWRSMSFTQKKSEQA
- a CDS encoding TAXI family TRAP transporter solute-binding subunit, whose protein sequence is MHKKWSLLLIMLFTFGMLLAACGGGDEGGENDGEAGGDSGDNGGEEEAAGEDAMTELQLGTGSTGGTYYPLGQEIANVLNDNVDIEGFDVSSVSSDASVDNLAQISRGDMQLGMTVHLTALQALEGEGDFDGTVIDNFGFMGHIYPEVMQVVTTEDTGVTSIEELEGKSVNLGPPGSATNSAAKLILEAHGLEEGDYDAYEEGFGDAAGRLQDGNLHANFGLLGLPAGNVTELSTQRDVVILPIEGEALDYIEENSDYGQLDIEADVYDFLDEPVSTVTAYAVLVGSTDQVDEETAYEITKQLYENADSISHEQGQFMTMENIMNGSDGMPLHPGSERYFEEEGLLDGDGADEEEDADADEGTEEDTEGGEEETEEEEE